CCTTATATTTGAGTGAAAGTAGAGCCTGGGACTCCACATACTGGACATTTTTCAGGCAGTGTGCCCAACTCTATATAACCACATGTAGGGCATAGATAGATATTTACTTCGTCTAAATCTTTTCCATCTCTTACGGCTTGAAGTGCTTTTTGGTAAAGCTCTGCATGTACTTTTTCAGCTTCAAGAGCATAGCCAAACATCTTTTTTGCTTTATGGTTGTCTTTAACCGCTTGCTCATGCATAGGAGGATACATATCTTCAAACTCGTAAGTCTCTCCTCCGATAGCAGCTTCAAGGTTTTCTATGGTTGAACCAACTTTGTCCATAGCTTTTAAGTGACCTTCAGCATGTATCTTCTCGGCCTCCGCTGTTGTACGAAACAGTTTAGCAATATTTTCAAAGCCATCTTTTTGTGCTTTTTTAGCAAAAGCACTATATTTCTGATACGCTTGACTCTCTCCGCAAAACGCAGTATCTAAGTTCTCATTTGTAGTAGGCATAACATTTCCTTATATATGTTTTATAGAAAAAGAATATTCTTTTGACCATTGTATCTCTGTTGGACTTAAATGGAAATAATTATTTTTTATTTTATGATATAACCTTTTACTCAGTAAATTAGCTTTCTCTCGCTATGGCTTTTTCAAAAGCATCCAAGTGGTTGAGACTTCCATTTTTTAAGTTTTCATAAGTGTTAACTACATCGGACGGCATCCCCTCCGCTGCTTTTTCAAGGTCTTCAATATCAGTTACCTCAATAAAGCGACCAACTTTAAGTGCTTCAAGTAAAGAGACTTGACCAAGCTCTATACACTGATTATACAACTCTTGCATACTGTGAAGTTCAAACTGTCCAATATAATTGTCATCAAGTGATAGGTTTACACTGGATGTGTCAATCCCATAACGTTCACAAAGAACCTGAGCAGACAAGATATGCTCTTGTTCTGAAATTTGAATATTAGCAAAAGTAGTCTCATCAGTATACATTTTACCTAAGGTAATATAAACATCCCTAGCCACTTTCTCTTCTTGAAAAATAAAGAAAAGAGTATCTTTTTGCTCATCGCTCAACTCAACAACAGTGCTACTACCTCTCTTTCTAGCACCTGCCGCAAACGCCGAAGACGCAACAACAACCGCACCAACCCCTAAACTTCTCATAAATTTTCTACGTGTGAAATCTGTAATTGTAGTTTTCATAATAAATCCTTTTTTATTTATAGATACCATAAGTATAAAGTAAGAGTGTAAGTTAAGTATAAGCGTGATATTTTTACAATAATATATATTGTTTTATTTTATTTTATTTTAATGTTTTATGATTTATAATTCTTGACGTAGAATTTAATTGTGAATATTTTATTATTACCTTTACCTTTACCTTCTGCTAAATTTCTAGTGAGGAGTTAGCTATGCTAATTACAAAATATGACCCGTTCAAAGATTTGAAAGAGATTAATAAAAGATTTTTCAATCTCAGTAGTGCGTTCCCAAAGTTGGATTTAGAGTTTGAGTCCTCAATTTCAGGTTTTGTTCCTGTCGTGAACACTCGTGAGGGGGAGTTTGCCTATCATGTTGATGTTGACTTGCCAGGAGTAGATAAAGATGATATAAAAGTGGATGTGGAAGATAATGTGCTGAAGATTTCAGGAGAGAGAAATTTTAAAAAAGAGGTAAAAGAGGAAGATTATCATAAGGTGGAGACATCGTTTGGTAGGTTTCAGAGAAATTTTACTTTGCCAAACAATGTAGATGCTGAAAATATAAGTGCATCATCAAAAGATGGGGTTCTTGAGGTGATTATTCCTAAAGTTGATGCGAAAAAAAGCAAAAAAGAGACCAAGAAGATAAAAGTAAAATAAGGTTTTAAATCTCTAAGTTTTTCCCGGACAAGACCCTGAATCAAGTTCAGGGTGACGGAGGGGAGGGGTGCCACCATTCCAAACCAAAGTTTCGTCATTCCAACCAAAGTTTCGTCATTCCAAACTTGATTTGGAATCCCATATACTCTTTAATTAAAATAATTATGATAAAATAATAATATATATTTTTAAAGGTTATCTTATGCAATATATTCGCTTCTTTAAAGAGCTTACAATAGATGATATTTCAACAGTAGGCGGTAAGAATGCTTCACTTGGGGAGATGTATAAGAAGCTATCTGCCAAGGGGATAAATATTCCTAATGGTTTTGCTACAACCAGTGAGGCATACTGGTTACTGCTAGAAGAAAACCAAATCAAAAACTCAATCAAAGAAATATTGTACGACCTCGATATATCAGATACAAAGAACCTTCAAAAAAGAGGTCTGGCTGTACGTAAACTAATTCTTGACTCAAAACTTCCAAAAGTGCTTGAATATGAGGTTATTGAGGCTTATTCTATCTTATCTCAGCAGTATGGCGTAAAGAGCGTTGACGTAGCAGTTCGCTCATCAGGGACGGCGGAAGATTTGCCAGATGCCAGTTTTGCAGGACAGCAAGAAACATTTTTAAATGTGAACACTGCCGACATGCTGCTTGAGAGTGTTAAAAAGTGCTTTGCATCTTTGTTTACAGACCGTGCCATCAGCTACCGGACAAGTCGTGGTTTTAACCACCTTAAGGTTGCCCTCTCAGTGGGCGTGCAGAAGATGGTGCGTAGTGATAACTCTTCAAGCGGCATTATGTTTACTATAGACACAGAGAGTGGAAGTGATAATTTAGTGCTTATTAACTCTATATGGGGACTTGGTGAAAATGTAGTCAGCGGGCGGGTAAATGCAGATGAGTTTTTCATCTTTAAACCCACCCTGAGAAATGGCATAGAGACTATCTTAAAACACTCTCTTGGGAGTAAAAAAGAGAAGATGCTTTATGCCGACAATGGAGAAAGAACATATAACGTCCAGACAAGCCAAGATGAGCAAAATAGTTTTTCAATAAACGATAATGAAGTTATCAACTTAGCTAAACAGGCGATAATTATCGAAGATCACTACAATTGTCCTATGGATATTGAGTGGGCAAAAGATGCAAACGACAGCAAACTATATATTGTTCAAGCAAGACCTGAAACTGTTATGAGCAAACAAA
The sequence above is drawn from the Candidatus Sulfurimonas baltica genome and encodes:
- a CDS encoding Hsp20/alpha crystallin family protein, whose translation is MLITKYDPFKDLKEINKRFFNLSSAFPKLDLEFESSISGFVPVVNTREGEFAYHVDVDLPGVDKDDIKVDVEDNVLKISGERNFKKEVKEEDYHKVETSFGRFQRNFTLPNNVDAENISASSKDGVLEVIIPKVDAKKSKKETKKIKVK
- a CDS encoding rubrerythrin family protein encodes the protein MPTTNENLDTAFCGESQAYQKYSAFAKKAQKDGFENIAKLFRTTAEAEKIHAEGHLKAMDKVGSTIENLEAAIGGETYEFEDMYPPMHEQAVKDNHKAKKMFGYALEAEKVHAELYQKALQAVRDGKDLDEVNIYLCPTCGYIELGTLPEKCPVCGVPGSTFTQI
- a CDS encoding ferritin-like domain-containing protein, with the protein product MKTTITDFTRRKFMRSLGVGAVVVASSAFAAGARKRGSSTVVELSDEQKDTLFFIFQEEKVARDVYITLGKMYTDETTFANIQISEQEHILSAQVLCERYGIDTSSVNLSLDDNYIGQFELHSMQELYNQCIELGQVSLLEALKVGRFIEVTDIEDLEKAAEGMPSDVVNTYENLKNGSLNHLDAFEKAIARES